Proteins encoded within one genomic window of Spirulina major PCC 6313:
- a CDS encoding NifU family protein translates to MSSTSTLTLTRENVEQVLDDLRPYLMADGGNVELVEIEGPTVKLRLQGACGSCPSSAMTLRMGIERRLREFIPEIGEVEQVM, encoded by the coding sequence ATGTCTTCAACTTCCACCCTAACCCTGACTCGTGAAAACGTTGAGCAAGTCCTTGACGATCTGCGTCCCTACTTGATGGCAGACGGCGGCAATGTTGAACTGGTTGAGATTGAAGGACCAACGGTGAAACTTCGTCTTCAAGGGGCTTGCGGATCTTGCCCTAGTTCAGCGATGACCCTACGCATGGGGATCGAGCGTCGCCTCCGTGAATTCATCCCCGAAATTGGTGAAGTCGAACAGGTGATGTAA
- the psb27 gene encoding photosystem II protein Psb27, producing MVIKPLVSRVLALVLVCAIGLMGCSAGTTNGLTGNYRQDTLTVVENLTTILDMPSDAPDVTEQRQVARDQMNDYASRYRRDGRVSGLRSFTTMQTALNSLAGFYSTYGSRPLSDKLKTRLKQEFKQVEIALKRGL from the coding sequence ATGGTTATTAAACCCCTAGTGTCTCGCGTACTTGCTCTTGTGTTAGTCTGCGCCATCGGTTTGATGGGTTGTTCTGCGGGCACAACAAATGGTTTAACGGGGAATTATCGCCAAGATACCCTCACGGTGGTGGAAAACCTAACCACAATCTTAGATATGCCCAGTGATGCGCCGGATGTGACGGAACAACGTCAGGTGGCGCGGGATCAGATGAATGATTATGCGTCTCGCTATCGTCGTGATGGCCGGGTGTCGGGGTTGCGATCGTTCACGACGATGCAGACGGCTCTGAATAGTTTGGCTGGATTTTATAGTACCTATGGGTCTCGTCCCTTGTCGGATAAGCTGAAAACTCGTTTAAAGCAGGAATTCAAACAAGTGGAAATTGCGCTCAAACGCGGTTTATAG
- a CDS encoding family 10 glycosylhydrolase, producing the protein MLRSLLAPRASLHRILSALLLSSSLFTAFTGLAPAQAQTGNYCQFTDREISRKEALRRAAVGGDAQAQAQYQAVLQEHSQWLQQCRQRTWPRTQAIWLRLYPCDLKPGVLDEVFDRIVNKGYNEVYLEVFYDSQVLLPVSENRTPWVSVVRDRGQENADLLAMAIEESRDRNLKIYAWMFAMNYGYAYAVRPDRERSLARNGQGQTSLDVVPDGSQAFIDPYSPQGQADYATLLQAVLRRNPDGVLFDYIRYPRGSGAGSVASNVRDLWIYGDASRTALLNRAQNNQGRELIQRFMAQGSISGGDVQAAKALHPGETGPQWQGLSSSNLNAELWKLSVAHAAQGVIDFLHTAATQVQRQRIPAGAVFFPDGNRPVGQQGYDSRLQPWDRFSSQIEWHPMSYAICGNRTDCIVDEVQRVLSFASPQTRVIPALAGQWGRVERSHPPLEQQMWALQRQFPQLDAISHFAYSWQEPVDDRARQTCRR; encoded by the coding sequence ATGTTGCGATCGCTCCTTGCTCCCCGCGCTTCCCTGCACCGCATCCTTAGCGCCCTCCTCCTCAGTAGCTCCCTTTTCACCGCCTTCACCGGACTCGCCCCCGCCCAAGCTCAAACCGGTAACTACTGCCAATTTACCGACCGCGAAATCAGCCGCAAAGAAGCCCTGCGCCGTGCTGCGGTGGGAGGTGATGCCCAAGCCCAAGCCCAATATCAAGCCGTTCTCCAAGAACATTCCCAATGGCTGCAACAATGTCGGCAGCGCACCTGGCCCCGCACCCAAGCGATCTGGCTGCGGCTCTATCCCTGCGACCTGAAGCCGGGGGTGTTGGATGAGGTGTTCGATCGCATCGTCAATAAGGGGTACAACGAAGTCTATTTAGAGGTGTTTTACGATTCCCAAGTGCTGCTGCCGGTGTCGGAAAATCGCACGCCGTGGGTGTCGGTGGTGCGCGATCGCGGTCAGGAAAATGCCGATTTATTGGCGATGGCGATTGAAGAAAGTCGCGATCGTAACCTCAAGATCTACGCCTGGATGTTTGCGATGAACTACGGCTACGCCTACGCCGTTCGTCCCGATCGCGAACGAAGCCTCGCCCGCAATGGCCAGGGTCAAACCAGTCTCGACGTGGTTCCCGACGGCTCCCAAGCCTTCATCGATCCCTACAGTCCCCAAGGCCAAGCCGACTACGCCACCCTGCTCCAAGCCGTCCTCCGTCGCAACCCCGACGGCGTGCTGTTCGACTATATCCGCTATCCCCGTGGCTCCGGGGCCGGATCGGTGGCCAGCAATGTGCGTGACCTCTGGATCTACGGCGACGCTTCCCGCACCGCCCTCCTCAACCGGGCCCAGAACAATCAAGGCCGCGAACTGATTCAACGCTTCATGGCCCAAGGTTCAATCAGCGGTGGTGATGTCCAGGCTGCGAAAGCCCTCCATCCGGGGGAAACTGGCCCCCAATGGCAAGGCTTAAGCTCTAGCAATCTCAACGCCGAACTGTGGAAACTCAGCGTCGCCCACGCCGCCCAAGGTGTGATTGATTTTCTCCACACCGCCGCCACCCAAGTTCAACGCCAGCGCATCCCCGCTGGGGCCGTCTTTTTTCCCGATGGCAATCGCCCCGTCGGTCAACAGGGTTATGATTCACGCCTACAGCCCTGGGATCGCTTCTCCTCCCAAATCGAGTGGCATCCGATGTCCTACGCGATTTGTGGCAACCGGACGGATTGCATTGTGGACGAGGTGCAGCGGGTCTTAAGTTTTGCCTCGCCCCAGACCCGTGTGATTCCGGCTTTGGCGGGCCAATGGGGGCGAGTGGAACGCAGTCACCCCCCCCTAGAACAGCAAATGTGGGCGTTGCAGCGTCAGTTCCCGCAGCTTGATGCGATCAGTCATTTTGCCTATTCCTGGCAAGAACCCGTAGACGATCGCGCCCGCCAAACCTGCCGCCGTTAA
- a CDS encoding energy-coupling factor ABC transporter ATP-binding protein, with the protein MEMPLLRSQDLSVTTILTDISVTVAAGDRIGIVGASGSGKSTLLALLNRLRDPDQGKLWFQGQPLATIPVSELRRKVVLVLQEPKLLGLSVFDTLAYPLTLQKRPKTEVRERVFEECDRFTIPKDWLERQSWQLSLGQRQLVTIARAMLLNPTLLLLDEPTSALDVGTASRVLQVLTETPGLTWIMANHQLDWVQQSCDRVWYLYQGKLWADTTVSEINWPQIQDDLKTQADDWDDLDRPDQPTHQSPQAG; encoded by the coding sequence ATGGAAATGCCTTTGTTGCGATCGCAAGATCTCAGCGTCACGACAATTTTGACGGATATTTCCGTAACCGTGGCAGCGGGCGATCGGATCGGCATCGTGGGCGCATCGGGTTCGGGTAAATCCACCCTCCTCGCCCTGTTGAATCGTCTTCGCGACCCGGATCAGGGGAAACTGTGGTTTCAAGGGCAACCCTTGGCAACGATACCGGTGTCTGAGTTGCGGCGCAAAGTTGTCCTTGTGTTGCAAGAGCCGAAACTCTTGGGTCTCTCGGTGTTTGACACCCTTGCCTATCCGTTGACTTTGCAAAAGCGGCCCAAAACTGAGGTGCGCGAGCGGGTGTTTGAGGAATGCGATCGCTTCACTATTCCCAAGGATTGGCTAGAGCGGCAAAGCTGGCAACTCTCCCTCGGTCAACGGCAACTCGTTACTATTGCCAGGGCAATGCTCCTCAATCCCACCCTCTTACTGCTGGATGAACCCACCTCGGCCCTGGATGTGGGAACTGCGTCGCGGGTGTTGCAGGTTTTAACAGAAACCCCCGGCCTCACTTGGATTATGGCCAATCATCAATTGGATTGGGTACAGCAGAGTTGCGATCGCGTCTGGTATCTCTACCAAGGCAAACTCTGGGCCGACACCACCGTCAGCGAAATTAATTGGCCACAAATTCAAGACGACCTCAAAACCCAAGCCGACGACTGGGACGATCTAGACCGCCCCGATCAACCGACTCATCAATCGCCCCAAGCTGGATAA